The following proteins are encoded in a genomic region of Nitratireductor sp. GISD-1A_MAKvit:
- the rimP gene encoding ribosome maturation factor RimP, which translates to MTAVSVDGNGDDRLIRESGIEARVASIIIPVLGAIGYRLVRVRLTAQDGATLQIMAERSDGAMTVEDCEEVSRALSPVLDVEDPIETAYQLEISSPGIDRPLVRKADFSGAAGHLVKIETSVLLEGRKRFRGYIVESDDQTVTIEPDTAEEEGDEDVLFGIPFEAIAEARLVLTDELVRDALKQEKEERRERKRNRRPSASERAAQRSEKQNATEPVGDDDPETHAEGE; encoded by the coding sequence ATGACGGCAGTTTCAGTAGACGGGAACGGTGATGACAGGTTGATCCGCGAAAGCGGCATCGAGGCACGGGTCGCCTCGATCATCATTCCCGTTCTTGGTGCCATCGGATATCGGTTGGTGCGTGTGCGCTTGACCGCGCAGGACGGAGCGACGCTGCAGATCATGGCGGAGCGGTCCGACGGCGCAATGACCGTTGAAGACTGCGAGGAAGTCAGCCGGGCTCTTTCACCTGTGCTCGACGTCGAGGACCCGATCGAGACGGCATATCAACTCGAAATCTCCTCGCCCGGTATCGATCGTCCGCTGGTGCGCAAGGCCGACTTTTCCGGCGCTGCAGGGCATCTGGTCAAGATCGAAACCTCGGTCCTGCTCGAAGGGCGCAAGCGTTTTCGCGGCTATATCGTCGAGAGCGACGATCAGACGGTGACGATCGAACCGGATACGGCTGAAGAAGAGGGCGACGAGGATGTCCTTTTCGGAATTCCCTTCGAAGCGATCGCGGAGGCAAGGCTGGTTCTGACGGATGAGCTGGTTCGCGACGCCCTGAAGCAGGAGAAGGAAGAGCGTCGCGAGCGCAAGCGCAATCGCCGACCTTCCGCATCGGAAAGGGCCGCGCAGCGGTCCGAAAAGCAAAACGCAACTGAGCCGGTCGGGGATGATGATCCCGAGACCCACGCTGAAGGAGAGTGA
- the infB gene encoding translation initiation factor IF-2, whose amino-acid sequence MTDTKTGDDKTLGVEKKKTLTLKRPSVEQGTVRQNFSHGRSKSVVVETKKRKFSRPDERTEQTPAPAPAAAKPKPAPQQPAPQRQRERPRPPQGGTRSGVVLNSLSKEEIEARRRALQDSKVREAEERKRAEEEAKRRAEEEARREQEREESARRQAEEDARLKAEEEARRQAEEEARRRAPAAVEAPPQPAQDDEARAKSKSAPVKRVAPKPEVPRPAAKPRTDDQRRRGKLTLNRALSDDGETRGRSLSSMRRRQEKFKRAQHQEPREKISREVTLPETITIQELAQRMAERAVDVIKFFMKQGQMLKPGDVIDADTAELVAVEFGHTVKRVAESDVEDGLFNIEDRDEDKKPRPPVVTIMGHVDHGKTSLLDAIRQANVVSGEAGGITQHIGAYQVEQNGQTITFIDTPGHAAFTAMRARGAEATDIAILVVAADDSVMPQTIESINHAKAAGVPIIVAINKVDKPEADANKVRTELLQHEVFVESMGGEVLDVEVSAVKRTNLDKLLEAVLLQSEVLELKANPDRAAEGVVIEAKLDRGRGSVATVLVQAGTLRTGDIIVAGNEWGRVRALVNDRGEQLKEAPPSMPVEILGLQGTPQAGDRIAVVESEARAREISEYRQRLAREKSVARQAGQRGSLEQMMSQLQDSGLKEFPLIVKGDVQGSIEAIAGALDKLGTEEVRARIVHSGAGAITESDVSLAETSEAAIIGFNVRANKQARDAAEAAGIEIRYYNIIYDLVDDIKAAMSGLLSPERRETFLGNAEILEVFNVSKVGKVAGCRVTEGKVERGAGVRLIRDSVVIHEGKLKTLKRFKDEVSEVPGGQECGMAFENYEDIRVGDVIEAYRVEMVTRTL is encoded by the coding sequence ATGACGGATACGAAAACCGGTGATGACAAGACGCTTGGCGTCGAGAAGAAGAAGACGCTCACGCTGAAGCGGCCCTCTGTTGAGCAGGGCACCGTGCGTCAGAACTTCTCGCATGGACGCTCCAAGTCTGTCGTCGTCGAGACAAAAAAACGCAAATTTTCGCGGCCTGACGAGCGCACGGAACAGACGCCGGCTCCGGCACCGGCCGCTGCAAAGCCGAAGCCTGCGCCGCAACAGCCCGCGCCACAGCGCCAGCGGGAGCGGCCGCGCCCTCCGCAGGGCGGCACCCGCTCCGGTGTTGTGCTCAATTCGCTGTCCAAGGAAGAAATAGAAGCGCGTCGCCGCGCTCTTCAGGATTCCAAGGTTCGCGAGGCGGAAGAGCGCAAGCGTGCTGAAGAGGAAGCCAAGCGTCGTGCCGAGGAAGAGGCGCGCCGTGAGCAGGAGCGTGAGGAATCCGCACGCCGGCAGGCCGAGGAAGATGCTCGCCTGAAGGCCGAGGAAGAGGCGCGCCGACAGGCCGAAGAGGAAGCGCGTCGCCGTGCACCCGCAGCCGTCGAAGCTCCACCGCAACCTGCTCAGGATGACGAAGCTCGCGCCAAGAGCAAGAGTGCTCCCGTCAAGCGCGTGGCTCCCAAGCCGGAGGTGCCTCGCCCCGCAGCGAAGCCTCGTACGGACGATCAGCGCCGGCGCGGCAAGCTGACACTCAACCGTGCGCTTTCCGACGATGGAGAAACCCGCGGCCGGTCGCTTTCGTCCATGCGCCGCCGTCAGGAAAAGTTCAAACGCGCCCAGCATCAGGAGCCCCGCGAGAAGATTTCGCGCGAGGTTACGCTGCCCGAAACAATCACGATCCAGGAACTGGCACAGCGCATGGCCGAGCGGGCCGTGGATGTGATCAAGTTCTTCATGAAGCAGGGGCAGATGCTCAAGCCTGGCGATGTTATCGATGCCGACACCGCCGAACTGGTGGCCGTCGAATTCGGCCATACGGTCAAGCGTGTTGCCGAATCCGATGTCGAGGATGGACTGTTCAACATCGAGGACAGGGACGAGGACAAGAAGCCGCGCCCGCCGGTCGTGACGATCATGGGCCACGTCGATCACGGCAAGACGTCTTTGCTCGATGCCATTCGCCAGGCCAATGTGGTTTCGGGTGAAGCCGGTGGCATCACCCAGCATATCGGCGCCTATCAGGTCGAGCAGAACGGTCAGACAATCACCTTCATCGACACCCCCGGCCACGCCGCCTTTACGGCCATGCGTGCCCGTGGTGCGGAAGCGACGGACATCGCCATTCTGGTGGTCGCAGCCGATGACAGCGTGATGCCGCAGACGATCGAGTCCATCAATCATGCCAAGGCCGCAGGCGTGCCGATCATCGTGGCGATCAACAAGGTCGACAAACCGGAAGCCGACGCCAACAAGGTGCGCACGGAGCTCCTCCAGCACGAGGTCTTCGTGGAATCCATGGGCGGCGAGGTGCTCGACGTCGAAGTGTCCGCCGTCAAGAGGACCAATCTCGACAAGCTGCTTGAAGCAGTTCTGCTGCAGTCGGAGGTGCTCGAACTCAAGGCCAATCCGGATCGTGCAGCCGAAGGCGTTGTCATTGAAGCCAAGCTCGACCGTGGTCGCGGCTCGGTTGCCACTGTGCTCGTCCAGGCCGGTACGCTGCGCACGGGCGACATCATTGTCGCCGGCAATGAGTGGGGCCGTGTTCGCGCGCTGGTGAACGATCGCGGCGAACAGCTCAAGGAGGCTCCGCCTTCAATGCCGGTCGAGATTCTCGGCCTGCAGGGCACGCCGCAGGCAGGCGACCGTATTGCTGTTGTCGAGAGCGAGGCACGCGCCCGCGAAATTTCGGAGTATCGCCAGCGTCTTGCCCGCGAGAAGTCGGTTGCCCGCCAGGCGGGTCAGCGCGGTTCGCTCGAGCAGATGATGTCGCAGCTTCAGGATTCGGGTCTCAAGGAGTTCCCGCTCATCGTCAAGGGCGATGTGCAGGGTTCGATTGAAGCCATTGCCGGCGCACTCGACAAGCTCGGCACCGAAGAGGTTCGCGCCCGCATCGTCCATTCGGGCGCTGGCGCGATCACGGAGAGCGACGTGTCGCTCGCCGAGACCTCTGAGGCCGCCATCATCGGCTTCAACGTCCGTGCCAACAAGCAGGCGCGCGACGCGGCCGAGGCTGCCGGCATCGAGATCCGCTATTACAACATCATCTACGATCTCGTGGATGACATCAAAGCGGCCATGTCCGGCCTTCTTTCGCCGGAGCGTCGCGAGACCTTCCTCGGCAATGCAGAGATCCTCGAGGTCTTCAACGTGTCCAAGGTCGGCAAGGTCGCGGGCTGCCGTGTCACCGAAGGCAAGGTGGAGCGTGGTGCCGGCGTGCGTCTGATCCGCGACAGCGTGGTCATCCATGAAGGGAAGCTCAAGACCCTCAAGCGCTTCAAGGATGAGGTGTCCGAGGTCCCGGGTGGCCAGGAATGCGGTATGGCCTTCGAAAACTACGAAGACATCCGCGTTGGCGATGTCATCGAGGCCTACCGCGTCGAGATGGTAACGCGCACACTCTAA
- a CDS encoding helix-turn-helix domain-containing protein: MNKNKKKPNPIDIHVGGRIRLRRNMLGMSQEKLGESLGITFQQIQKYEKGTNRVGASRLQAIASVLSAPVAFFFEGAPGGDENEAGGGMAEEGADFVVDFLNSSEGVQLNRAFAKISDPKVRRRVIDLVKVLATENAD, translated from the coding sequence ATGAACAAAAATAAGAAAAAACCGAATCCGATCGACATCCATGTCGGTGGTCGGATCAGGCTAAGAAGAAACATGCTTGGGATGAGCCAGGAAAAACTTGGCGAAAGTCTCGGCATAACTTTCCAGCAGATTCAGAAATATGAAAAGGGCACAAATCGCGTCGGCGCAAGCCGGCTGCAGGCAATTGCATCGGTTCTCAGCGCACCGGTGGCGTTCTTTTTCGAAGGGGCGCCGGGAGGTGACGAAAACGAAGCCGGTGGGGGCATGGCGGAAGAAGGCGCGGATTTTGTCGTCGACTTTCTCAACAGCAGCGAAGGCGTGCAGCTCAACAGGGCTTTCGCAAAAATCTCCGATCCTAAAGTAAGGCGTCGCGTCATCGATCTGGTGAAGGTGCTTGCTACAGAAAACGCGGACTGA
- a CDS encoding RNA-binding protein, which produces MNDRTCIVSRKARPAEDLIRFVAGPDGMVVPDLKRNLPGRGCWVTADRVHIDRAAEKNLFARALKTSVRPPDELGALVDELLSKAALGALGLARKAGAVALGAAKVEASVRSGKAYGVLHAREASQDGMRKITSARHAVVHMGGPAIPAYKLFSEEEMSLALGATNVIHAAVFGRDAGKAALKRVRALGNFRGESADKPAAVAMGTAEDVE; this is translated from the coding sequence ATGAACGATCGCACATGCATTGTCTCGCGCAAGGCGCGACCCGCGGAGGACCTGATCCGGTTCGTCGCGGGGCCGGACGGCATGGTCGTTCCCGATCTGAAACGAAATCTCCCGGGGCGTGGGTGCTGGGTCACGGCTGATCGTGTTCATATTGACCGGGCAGCCGAGAAAAACCTGTTTGCCCGCGCCTTGAAGACATCGGTCAGGCCACCGGATGAACTCGGAGCGCTGGTCGACGAATTGCTCTCAAAAGCCGCTCTTGGCGCTCTTGGGCTTGCGCGCAAGGCCGGAGCCGTGGCATTGGGTGCGGCGAAGGTAGAAGCTTCAGTGCGCAGTGGAAAGGCCTATGGCGTGTTGCACGCGCGTGAAGCGTCTCAGGACGGGATGCGCAAGATAACTTCCGCGCGTCACGCAGTGGTCCATATGGGCGGGCCGGCGATACCGGCTTACAAACTCTTTTCAGAGGAAGAAATGAGTTTGGCATTGGGGGCTACAAATGTGATACATGCTGCCGTGTTCGGGCGGGACGCGGGCAAGGCGGCGCTGAAACGCGTTCGTGCGCTCGGAAACTTCCGGGGCGAAAGCGCGGACAAACCGGCAGCGGTTGCGATGGGCACCGCAGAGGATGTGGAATGA
- the ybeY gene encoding rRNA maturation RNase YbeY: MDDIPPAGELPEIVVEVAIEAGDWSSETALQALADRAVHAAVSVIGLEPDEGGAISLLFTGDAQIQVLNREWRGKDRPTNVLSFPAPEIINPGDELQPLGDIIVAHETVAREAAEEGKQFDHHLTHLIIHGFLHIMGYDHETDEEAEEMEELERKALQTLAIQDPYA, encoded by the coding sequence ATGGACGATATTCCTCCTGCCGGTGAATTGCCGGAAATCGTTGTTGAAGTCGCCATCGAGGCGGGTGACTGGTCGTCGGAAACTGCGCTTCAGGCGCTGGCTGATCGGGCCGTTCACGCGGCTGTATCTGTTATCGGACTTGAGCCGGATGAGGGCGGTGCGATCAGCCTGCTTTTCACTGGCGACGCCCAAATCCAGGTGTTGAATCGCGAATGGCGCGGCAAGGACAGGCCCACCAATGTGCTCTCCTTTCCTGCGCCTGAGATAATCAATCCGGGAGATGAACTGCAGCCCCTTGGTGACATTATTGTCGCCCACGAGACCGTCGCGCGGGAAGCTGCAGAAGAGGGCAAGCAATTCGATCATCATCTGACCCATCTCATTATTCACGGATTTTTGCATATCATGGGATATGATCATGAAACCGATGAAGAAGCCGAAGAGATGGAAGAATTGGAGCGCAAAGCGCTGCAAACACTTGCCATTCAAGACCCTTATGCCTAA
- the nusA gene encoding transcription termination factor NusA — protein sequence MAVSANRLELLQIADAVAREKSIDKQIVIAAMADAIQKAARSRYGQETNIRADINPQTGEMKLQRLMEVVEDVEEPAREISMKDARTRNPDAQPGDFLAEQLPPMDFGRIAAQSAKQVIVQKVREAERDRQYDEYKDRIGEIVNGTVKRVEYGNVIVDLGRGEAIIRRDELIPREIFKYGDRVRAYVYDVRREQRGPQIFLSRTHPQFMAKLFTMEVPEIYDGIIEIRSVARDPGSRAKIAVISHDSSIDPVGACVGMRGSRVQAVVGELQGEKIDIIPWNENAASFIVNALQPAEVAKVVLDEDAERIEVVVPDDQLSLAIGRRGQNVRLASQLTGWDIDILTEEEESSRRQKEFTERSALFMEALNVDEMVGQVLASEGFTSVEEVAFVESSEIASIDGFDEETGEEIQMRAREFLERIEAEHDARRKELGVEDELREIPGITTAMLVAVGEDGVKTIEDFAGYAVDDLVGWKERKDGETTFEPGVFSKFDLSRAEAEQMVVAARLRMGWISEEDLAPAAEEVAEGEEGAGSAEGEQAPEAAEGADV from the coding sequence ATGGCAGTCAGTGCGAACAGGCTGGAGCTTCTGCAGATCGCTGACGCGGTGGCCCGCGAGAAGTCTATCGACAAGCAGATCGTCATCGCCGCCATGGCTGACGCAATCCAGAAGGCCGCGCGCTCTCGCTACGGACAGGAAACCAACATCCGCGCCGACATCAATCCCCAGACGGGTGAGATGAAACTTCAGCGCCTGATGGAAGTTGTCGAGGATGTCGAGGAGCCGGCGCGTGAGATTTCCATGAAGGATGCGCGCACGCGCAATCCGGATGCTCAGCCCGGCGATTTTCTTGCCGAACAGCTTCCGCCCATGGATTTCGGTCGCATCGCCGCACAGTCCGCCAAGCAGGTGATTGTGCAGAAGGTCCGTGAAGCGGAGCGCGACCGTCAGTATGACGAGTACAAGGACCGCATCGGCGAGATCGTGAACGGCACGGTCAAGCGCGTCGAATATGGCAATGTCATCGTCGATCTGGGCCGTGGCGAGGCAATCATCCGTCGTGACGAGCTGATCCCCCGCGAGATCTTCAAATATGGTGATCGCGTCCGCGCCTATGTCTATGACGTGCGCCGCGAGCAGCGCGGCCCGCAGATTTTCCTGTCGCGTACGCATCCGCAGTTCATGGCGAAACTCTTCACCATGGAAGTGCCGGAAATCTACGACGGCATCATCGAGATCCGTTCGGTGGCCCGCGATCCCGGTTCCCGTGCGAAGATCGCCGTGATCAGCCACGATTCCTCGATCGACCCGGTCGGCGCCTGCGTGGGCATGCGCGGTAGCCGCGTGCAGGCGGTCGTCGGCGAACTTCAGGGCGAGAAGATCGACATCATTCCGTGGAATGAAAATGCGGCTTCTTTCATCGTCAATGCGCTGCAGCCGGCCGAGGTTGCCAAGGTGGTGCTCGACGAAGATGCCGAGCGCATCGAAGTGGTGGTCCCGGATGATCAGCTTTCGCTGGCCATTGGCCGCCGCGGACAGAACGTTCGCCTGGCCTCGCAGCTGACCGGTTGGGATATCGACATCCTGACCGAAGAAGAAGAATCGAGCCGGCGTCAGAAGGAGTTCACCGAGCGCTCCGCTCTGTTCATGGAAGCGCTCAACGTGGACGAGATGGTCGGTCAGGTGCTGGCTTCCGAAGGCTTCACGAGCGTCGAGGAAGTGGCCTTTGTCGAATCGAGCGAAATTGCCTCGATCGACGGCTTTGACGAGGAGACCGGCGAGGAAATCCAGATGCGCGCCCGTGAGTTTCTCGAGCGCATCGAGGCCGAGCACGACGCCAGGCGCAAAGAGCTTGGTGTTGAGGACGAGCTGCGTGAGATCCCGGGCATCACCACCGCAATGTTGGTTGCCGTCGGCGAGGATGGTGTGAAAACCATTGAAGATTTCGCCGGCTATGCCGTCGACGATCTGGTCGGGTGGAAAGAGCGCAAGGACGGCGAGACAACGTTTGAGCCGGGTGTGTTCTCCAAGTTCGACCTTTCGCGCGCGGAAGCCGAGCAGATGGTCGTTGCCGCGCGTCTGAGGATGGGCTGGATAAGCGAGGAAGACCTTGCTCCGGCTGCCGAGGAAGTCGCCGAGGGCGAAGAAGGCGCGGGATCAGCCGAAGGTGAGCAGGCTCCGGAAGCCGCAGAAGGCGCGGACGTCTGA
- a CDS encoding tRNA (guanosine(46)-N(7))-methyltransferase TrmB, translating into MSEERPSRSTEAFFGRRHGKRLRPRQGSALSALLDKALVPLDEAVIDVPALFQKPVDDVRLEIGFGGGEHLLHELQRHPRTGFIGVEPFVNGMAKLASAVEEMGGVPANLRVYNDDATALLDRLPESSICGIDLLYPDPWPKKKHWKRRFVNPVNLDRFARVLRPGGRFRFASDIDTYINWTLQHCGAHPAFSWQAECAADWATPYDGWPGTRYEAKAIREGRTPAYLTFRRN; encoded by the coding sequence ATGTCTGAAGAACGACCCAGCCGGTCTACCGAAGCGTTTTTCGGCCGTCGGCACGGAAAGCGGTTGCGCCCCAGGCAGGGCTCGGCCCTTTCCGCGCTTCTCGACAAGGCTCTGGTGCCGCTGGATGAAGCGGTCATCGACGTGCCGGCTCTGTTCCAGAAACCGGTCGACGATGTCAGGCTGGAAATCGGATTTGGTGGTGGCGAACACCTGCTTCATGAGCTGCAACGCCATCCCCGCACCGGCTTCATCGGCGTGGAGCCGTTCGTCAACGGCATGGCCAAGCTGGCATCGGCAGTCGAAGAGATGGGTGGGGTTCCGGCGAACCTTCGCGTCTACAATGACGACGCAACCGCACTCCTGGATCGGTTGCCCGAATCCTCCATATGCGGCATCGATCTGCTGTACCCCGATCCCTGGCCCAAGAAGAAGCACTGGAAACGTCGCTTCGTGAACCCGGTCAATCTGGACCGATTTGCCCGCGTGTTGCGGCCTGGTGGCAGGTTCCGGTTTGCTTCCGATATCGATACCTATATCAACTGGACGCTGCAGCACTGCGGTGCGCACCCGGCATTCTCCTGGCAGGCGGAATGCGCGGCAGACTGGGCAACCCCTTATGACGGCTGGCCTGGAACCAGATATGAAGCAAAGGCGATCCGTGAAGGGCGAACACCAGCCTACCTGACTTTCCGCAGAAATTAG
- a CDS encoding hemolysin family protein produces the protein MSALGIRNGSSLREDLADALDDKTQDTEAFSPGERAMLKNILRLRELRVEDVMVPRADIEAVDLNTTLGELLNCFEKSGHSRMPVYGETLDDPRGMVHIRDVVSHITRTARAKKGRSRKAPEPTAFDLAKVDLTRTIGELNLPRSILFVPPSMLASDLMARMQASRTQMALVIDEYGGTDGLVSLEDIVEMVVGDIEDEHDDDAALIEQVGEDTFVVDAKAEIEDVAEVIGEEFHAEEHSEDVDTIGGVIFNVLGRVPARGEVIQAIPGFEFQVLDADPRRVKRVRIVHNRASERRRRASSRPSDNM, from the coding sequence ATGTCTGCGCTCGGTATTCGCAACGGATCTTCGCTTCGTGAAGACCTGGCGGATGCGCTGGACGACAAGACGCAGGATACGGAGGCCTTTTCGCCCGGCGAACGGGCGATGCTGAAAAACATCCTGCGTCTGCGCGAACTGCGTGTCGAAGATGTGATGGTGCCGCGCGCCGACATCGAGGCTGTGGACCTGAACACCACCCTGGGTGAGCTGCTCAACTGTTTTGAGAAATCCGGCCACTCGCGCATGCCCGTTTACGGTGAAACCCTCGATGACCCGAGGGGCATGGTGCATATCCGCGATGTGGTCAGCCACATAACGAGAACCGCACGCGCGAAGAAAGGACGCAGCCGCAAGGCACCCGAGCCGACGGCATTTGACCTCGCAAAGGTCGATCTCACGCGGACCATTGGTGAACTCAACCTGCCTCGATCAATCCTGTTCGTTCCCCCTTCCATGCTGGCTTCCGACCTGATGGCGCGCATGCAGGCTTCAAGAACGCAGATGGCGCTCGTGATCGATGAGTATGGCGGCACAGACGGATTGGTCTCGCTCGAAGACATCGTCGAAATGGTTGTGGGTGATATCGAAGACGAACATGACGATGACGCCGCGCTTATCGAACAGGTGGGCGAAGACACTTTCGTGGTTGATGCAAAGGCCGAGATCGAGGATGTGGCAGAGGTTATCGGTGAGGAGTTTCATGCCGAGGAACATTCCGAAGATGTGGATACGATCGGCGGTGTGATCTTCAACGTGCTCGGCCGGGTTCCTGCACGTGGAGAGGTGATTCAGGCCATTCCCGGTTTTGAATTCCAGGTTCTCGATGCCGACCCACGTCGCGTCAAGCGCGTGCGCATCGTTCACAACCGTGCGTCCGAACGACGCAGAAGAGCAAGCTCGCGCCCCAGCGACAATATGTAG
- the lnt gene encoding apolipoprotein N-acyltransferase, with product MESLAGRVILLYGWRRSLAAFLAGGVAAFAQPPFDFFAACFVAFPVLVWLLDGAVSEGHGPAARMLPAFKTGWWFGFGYFLVGLWWIGNALLVDAGNFAWALPLALVGLPACLAVFYGIAALLARLFWFDGVFRIIALALAFGMAEWMRATLFTGFPWNAIGYAAMPTLTAMQAAGIVGLFGMNILAVFGFSVPALLGTRRHLVAGFLAALVLVGTQLGFGLIALSSTADDGTSLQVRIVQPSITQTEKWDEAEQNRIFDTLLELTARPADGVVGKPSLIVWPETAVPFLFTDRPDALARLGEVLDEGQVLVTGAVRAERGEGLAATRYYNSVMVIADDGSIMDAVDKSHLVPFGEYVPFSGVLKALGVEQIVQSAGPFTAGGQRRPIEVASGINALPFICYEVIFPQLVSGSAEQADFLLNVTNDAWFGFSPGPYQHFRQARLRAIENRVPLVRAANSGISAVVDSSGRVIDAFDLSVVGNLDVNLPISSNKKYYFTDAGTNGLFVALVFGAMLLGAPLIGRLRAN from the coding sequence ATGGAAAGCCTCGCCGGAAGGGTGATCTTACTGTATGGGTGGCGCCGTTCGCTCGCTGCCTTCCTCGCAGGCGGCGTCGCCGCATTTGCGCAGCCACCTTTCGATTTTTTTGCTGCTTGCTTTGTCGCATTTCCGGTTCTGGTCTGGCTTCTGGATGGAGCCGTTTCCGAGGGTCACGGGCCTGCGGCCCGCATGCTCCCTGCTTTCAAAACCGGATGGTGGTTCGGCTTTGGTTACTTTCTTGTCGGGCTGTGGTGGATCGGAAACGCGTTGCTGGTGGATGCTGGCAATTTCGCTTGGGCCCTCCCCCTGGCACTCGTAGGGTTGCCGGCATGTCTGGCGGTATTCTATGGCATCGCAGCCCTGCTGGCGCGCCTGTTCTGGTTTGATGGTGTTTTCCGCATCATCGCGCTTGCTCTGGCCTTTGGAATGGCTGAGTGGATGCGAGCCACGCTTTTCACCGGTTTTCCGTGGAACGCGATCGGCTATGCGGCCATGCCGACACTGACAGCCATGCAGGCAGCCGGGATTGTCGGCCTTTTCGGCATGAACATCCTTGCGGTGTTCGGTTTTTCAGTTCCCGCTCTCCTGGGCACGCGCCGGCATCTTGTTGCCGGTTTCCTGGCCGCGCTCGTCCTTGTCGGTACGCAACTCGGGTTTGGCTTGATCGCACTTTCTAGCACCGCCGATGACGGAACATCGTTGCAGGTTCGGATCGTTCAGCCGTCGATAACCCAGACGGAGAAGTGGGATGAGGCCGAGCAGAACCGGATATTCGACACTCTACTGGAACTTACCGCGCGCCCGGCCGACGGGGTGGTGGGAAAGCCGTCCCTCATTGTCTGGCCGGAAACGGCGGTGCCCTTCCTGTTCACGGATCGGCCCGATGCGCTGGCCCGGCTCGGGGAGGTGCTTGATGAAGGACAGGTCCTTGTCACAGGTGCGGTGCGCGCCGAGAGGGGAGAGGGGCTCGCAGCCACCCGGTACTACAACTCGGTGATGGTCATCGCCGACGATGGGTCGATCATGGATGCGGTCGACAAAAGCCATCTGGTGCCCTTCGGCGAGTACGTCCCGTTTTCCGGTGTTCTCAAGGCCCTGGGGGTAGAGCAGATAGTTCAGTCCGCGGGCCCTTTCACTGCCGGTGGGCAACGGCGGCCCATCGAGGTCGCTTCCGGGATAAATGCTCTCCCCTTCATCTGCTATGAGGTAATTTTTCCGCAACTGGTTTCCGGCAGCGCGGAGCAGGCCGACTTCCTCCTCAACGTGACGAATGATGCCTGGTTTGGCTTTTCTCCGGGGCCCTATCAGCATTTTCGCCAGGCGCGTCTGCGCGCGATCGAAAACCGAGTACCTCTCGTGCGCGCCGCAAACTCGGGCATATCCGCCGTAGTCGATTCGTCTGGAAGGGTAATCGATGCATTCGACCTTTCAGTCGTCGGGAACCTGGACGTGAATCTGCCGATTTCAAGCAATAAGAAATATTATTTTACAGATGCCGGAACCAATGGGCTGTTTGTTGCGTTGGTGTTCGGGGCGATGCTTCTCGGGGCACCCTTGATCGGGCGTCTGAGAGCGAATTGA